In Deferribacteraceae bacterium V6Fe1, one genomic interval encodes:
- a CDS encoding metal-binding protein — translation MNSYRHFSNKDCEYYPCHGIENQNCLFCFCPLYFIDSCGGDYKMINKIKDCSKCIKNHDENSYDFILKRLKLVFEEKKKDK, via the coding sequence ATGAACAGTTACAGACATTTCAGCAATAAAGACTGCGAGTATTATCCTTGTCATGGAATAGAAAACCAAAACTGTTTATTTTGTTTTTGTCCTCTATATTTTATAGATAGTTGTGGAGGAGATTATAAAATGATTAATAAGATAAAAGACTGCTCAAAATGTATAAAAAATCATGATGAAAACAGCTATGATTTTATTTTAAAAAGACTAAAGCTTGTTTTTGAAGAAAAAAAGAAAGACAAATAG